From one Acidobacteriota bacterium genomic stretch:
- a CDS encoding adenosylhomocysteinase produces MAQEGISMEYDIKDISLAPQGKQRIEWADREMPVLRLIRERFEAEKPLAGIKLVACAHITTETANLARTLQAGGAEAILIASNPLSTQDDVAASLVADWGIPVFAIKGESTDTYMRHVRMALDSNPNIIIDDGSDVVATMLKEKPELSKTIIGTTEETTTGIVRLNAMVKAGVLNFPSIAVNDAQTKHFFDNRYGTGQSTLDGIIRATNILLAGKTFVVVGYGWCGKGCAMRARGMGANVVVTEVDPIKAIEAVMDGMRVLPMSEAAKVGDFFVTVTGNRHVIDREHFEAMKDGAIVCNSGHFDLELNLDSLRDMCEPVAKRRPFVEEYRFKDGSKSVIVLGEGRLINLAAAEGHPASVMDMSFANQALSAEYLVKNQGILGAGVHVLPSEVDQEIASLKLRSLGISIDTLTPEMLEYMSSWETGT; encoded by the coding sequence ATGGCACAAGAAGGAATATCAATGGAATACGATATCAAAGACATCAGCCTTGCTCCGCAGGGCAAACAAAGAATCGAATGGGCGGACCGGGAGATGCCCGTTCTGCGCTTGATCCGCGAGCGCTTTGAAGCTGAGAAGCCGCTCGCCGGCATTAAGCTCGTCGCCTGCGCGCACATCACCACCGAAACGGCAAATCTTGCGCGCACGCTGCAAGCCGGCGGCGCGGAAGCGATTCTGATCGCGTCCAACCCGCTGTCAACCCAGGACGACGTCGCGGCTTCGCTCGTCGCCGATTGGGGAATTCCGGTTTTCGCCATCAAGGGCGAATCGACCGATACCTATATGAGGCACGTCCGTATGGCGCTCGATTCGAACCCGAACATCATCATTGACGACGGCTCGGACGTCGTCGCGACGATGCTCAAGGAAAAACCGGAACTGTCGAAAACGATCATCGGAACCACCGAAGAGACGACCACCGGAATCGTCCGTTTGAACGCGATGGTCAAGGCAGGAGTGCTTAACTTCCCGTCGATCGCCGTCAACGACGCGCAGACCAAGCATTTCTTTGACAACCGCTACGGTACCGGCCAGTCGACGCTCGACGGGATCATCCGCGCGACCAATATTCTGCTCGCCGGCAAAACGTTCGTCGTCGTCGGCTACGGCTGGTGCGGAAAAGGCTGCGCGATGCGCGCCCGCGGAATGGGCGCGAATGTCGTCGTCACCGAAGTCGACCCGATCAAGGCGATCGAAGCGGTGATGGACGGAATGCGCGTGCTGCCGATGTCGGAAGCCGCCAAGGTTGGCGACTTCTTCGTGACCGTCACCGGGAACCGCCACGTCATCGACCGCGAACATTTTGAGGCGATGAAAGACGGCGCGATCGTCTGCAACAGCGGCCACTTTGACCTCGAACTCAACCTCGACTCGCTCCGTGATATGTGCGAACCGGTTGCCAAACGCCGGCCGTTCGTCGAAGAGTATCGCTTCAAGGACGGATCAAAGAGCGTCATCGTTCTTGGCGAAGGCCGACTGATCAACCTTGCAGCGGCGGAGGGCCATCCGGCGAGTGTGATGGATATGTCGTTCGCCAACCAAGCGCTTTCGGCCGAATACCTTGTCAAGAATCAGGGCATCCTCGGGGCCGGCGTTCACGTTCTGCCTTCGGAAGTGGATCAGGAGATCGCGTCTTTGAAACTCCGTTCGCTCGGAATTTCGATAGATACCCTGACACCGGAAATGCTCGAGTATATGTCGAGCTGGGAAACGGGAACCTAG